From Coffea arabica cultivar ET-39 chromosome 2e, Coffea Arabica ET-39 HiFi, whole genome shotgun sequence, the proteins below share one genomic window:
- the LOC113730791 gene encoding large ribosomal subunit protein mL101 (rPPR4)-like isoform X1 has product MASTFMQQFTRKSKTVAKRSTKKYLEEALYRKLLKGGSEEESVRQQLNEFLKSHKSAYKWEADHSLKLLRQRKLYGPALKLSESMTKRGMNKTVSDQAIHIDLIAKVRGIASAETYFINLPEASKNHLTYGALLNCYCKALMIDKAEALMDKMKELNLSLTSMPYNSLMTLYTKIGQPEKIPSIIQEMKASDILPDSYTYNVWMRALAAENDITGVERVIDEMKRDGRVSGDWTTYSNLASIYADAGLFDKAEKALKELEKKNARRDLSAYQFLITLYGRTGNLLEVYRVWRSLRLAFPKTANISYLNMIQVLVNLNDLPGAEKCFREWESGHPAYDIRIANVLIGAYAKQGSLKKAEELKERARRSGAKANAKTWEIFLDYYLRNGEIKPAVECVENAIITGRGDGSKWIPSSTVVRELMEHFEKKKDVEGAEGFVEILKKAVDELGVDVFESLLRTYAAAGRTSPIMRRRIKMENVELSEQGRKLLDGISVE; this is encoded by the exons ATGGCCTCAACATTTATGCAACAATTTACGAGGAAGTCGAAAACCGTAGCTAAGCGATCGACAAAGAAGTACTTAGAGGAAGCGCTTTACAGAAAGCTCCTGAAAGGCGGGAGCGAAGAAGAAAGCGTGAGGCAACAGCTGAACGAGTTCTTGAAATCCCATAAGTCCGCATATAAATGGGAGGCGGATCATTCCCTCAAGCTCCTCCGACAACGCAAGCTCTATGGCCCTGCCCTCAAG CTGTCAGAAAGTATGACAAAGAGGGGAATGAACAAGACGGTTAGTGATCAAGCTATACATATCGATCTTATTGCAAAAGTTAGAGGGATTGCATCAGCAGAAACATACTTCATCAATTTGCCTGAAGCATCAAAGAATCATTTAACTTATGGTGCTCTTTTGAACTGTTACTGTAAAGCCTTGATGATTGACAAAGCAGAGGCTCTAATGGATAAGATGAAGGAACTTAATTTATCATTAACCTCAATGCCCTATAACAGCTTGATGACCCTGTACACAAAAATTGGGCAGCCTGAGAAAATCCCATCCATAATCCAAGAGATGAAAGCTAGTGACATTTTGCCTGATTCTTATACCTATAATGTCTGGATGAGGGCTCTTGCTGCTGAAAATGATATTACTGGGGTGGAGAGGGTCATTGACGAGATGAAGAGGGATGGTCGAGTCTCTGGAGATTGGACAACATATAGCAACCTGGCATCAATTTACGCTGATGCAGGCTTGTTTGATAAAGCAGAGAAGGCACTCAAAGAATTGGAGAAGAAAAATGCTCGCCGAGATCTTTCTGCATACCAGTTCTTGATCACATTATACGGCCGCACTGGAAATCTGCTCGAAGTTTATCGTGTGTGGCGGTCTTTAAGGCTGGCTTTTCCTAAGACAGCAAATATAAGCTATCTGAATATGATTCAAGTGTTGGTTAACCTCAATGATTTACCAGGTGCTGAAAAATGTTTCAGGGAGTGGGAATCTGGCCACCCAGCTTATGATATTCGTATTGCAAACGTCCTTATAGGAGCTTATGCTAAACAAGGTTCATTGAAGAAGGCTGAAGAGCTAAAGGAACGAGCCAGGAGGAGTGGGGCCAAGGCTAATGCTAAAACTTGGGAGATTTTCCTTGATTACTATCTCAGAAATGGGGAGATCAAACCAGCCGTAGAGTGTGTCGAGAATGCAATTATAACTGGTAGAGGAGATGGTTCTAAGTGGATCCCATCCTCCACAGTTGTAAGAGAACTTATGGAacattttgagaaaaagaaggaTGTTGAAGGTGCGGAAGGTTTTGTGGAGATTTTGAAGAAGGCTGTGGATGAATTGGGTGTTGATGTGTTCGAATCATTGCTTAGGACATATGCAGCTGCTGGAAGAACTAGTCCTATCATGCGCCGGCGGATCAAGATGGAGAATGTGGAATTAAGTGAGCAAGGTAGGAAGCTGCTAGATGGCATCTCTGTGGAGTGA
- the LOC113730791 gene encoding large ribosomal subunit protein mL101 (rPPR4)-like isoform X2, with the protein MALPSRKCSQWKRKRISVPASLCPKLSESMTKRGMNKTVSDQAIHIDLIAKVRGIASAETYFINLPEASKNHLTYGALLNCYCKALMIDKAEALMDKMKELNLSLTSMPYNSLMTLYTKIGQPEKIPSIIQEMKASDILPDSYTYNVWMRALAAENDITGVERVIDEMKRDGRVSGDWTTYSNLASIYADAGLFDKAEKALKELEKKNARRDLSAYQFLITLYGRTGNLLEVYRVWRSLRLAFPKTANISYLNMIQVLVNLNDLPGAEKCFREWESGHPAYDIRIANVLIGAYAKQGSLKKAEELKERARRSGAKANAKTWEIFLDYYLRNGEIKPAVECVENAIITGRGDGSKWIPSSTVVRELMEHFEKKKDVEGAEGFVEILKKAVDELGVDVFESLLRTYAAAGRTSPIMRRRIKMENVELSEQGRKLLDGISVE; encoded by the exons ATGGCCCTGCCCTCAAG GAAGTGCAgccaatggaaaagaaaacgaaTTAGTGTTCCTGCAAGCCTGTGTCCCAAG CTGTCAGAAAGTATGACAAAGAGGGGAATGAACAAGACGGTTAGTGATCAAGCTATACATATCGATCTTATTGCAAAAGTTAGAGGGATTGCATCAGCAGAAACATACTTCATCAATTTGCCTGAAGCATCAAAGAATCATTTAACTTATGGTGCTCTTTTGAACTGTTACTGTAAAGCCTTGATGATTGACAAAGCAGAGGCTCTAATGGATAAGATGAAGGAACTTAATTTATCATTAACCTCAATGCCCTATAACAGCTTGATGACCCTGTACACAAAAATTGGGCAGCCTGAGAAAATCCCATCCATAATCCAAGAGATGAAAGCTAGTGACATTTTGCCTGATTCTTATACCTATAATGTCTGGATGAGGGCTCTTGCTGCTGAAAATGATATTACTGGGGTGGAGAGGGTCATTGACGAGATGAAGAGGGATGGTCGAGTCTCTGGAGATTGGACAACATATAGCAACCTGGCATCAATTTACGCTGATGCAGGCTTGTTTGATAAAGCAGAGAAGGCACTCAAAGAATTGGAGAAGAAAAATGCTCGCCGAGATCTTTCTGCATACCAGTTCTTGATCACATTATACGGCCGCACTGGAAATCTGCTCGAAGTTTATCGTGTGTGGCGGTCTTTAAGGCTGGCTTTTCCTAAGACAGCAAATATAAGCTATCTGAATATGATTCAAGTGTTGGTTAACCTCAATGATTTACCAGGTGCTGAAAAATGTTTCAGGGAGTGGGAATCTGGCCACCCAGCTTATGATATTCGTATTGCAAACGTCCTTATAGGAGCTTATGCTAAACAAGGTTCATTGAAGAAGGCTGAAGAGCTAAAGGAACGAGCCAGGAGGAGTGGGGCCAAGGCTAATGCTAAAACTTGGGAGATTTTCCTTGATTACTATCTCAGAAATGGGGAGATCAAACCAGCCGTAGAGTGTGTCGAGAATGCAATTATAACTGGTAGAGGAGATGGTTCTAAGTGGATCCCATCCTCCACAGTTGTAAGAGAACTTATGGAacattttgagaaaaagaaggaTGTTGAAGGTGCGGAAGGTTTTGTGGAGATTTTGAAGAAGGCTGTGGATGAATTGGGTGTTGATGTGTTCGAATCATTGCTTAGGACATATGCAGCTGCTGGAAGAACTAGTCCTATCATGCGCCGGCGGATCAAGATGGAGAATGTGGAATTAAGTGAGCAAGGTAGGAAGCTGCTAGATGGCATCTCTGTGGAGTGA
- the LOC113730792 gene encoding serine/threonine-protein kinase PCRK1, whose translation MAKLRAMRCFSFSNTDRKDEPKTTKSISVRSSTSTSTDPEVRRSGSEYNSLNVSDISTGSSVGMSLTSASPRPSNLRVFSFTELKTATRNFSRSLMIGEGGFGGVYRGVIRDVQDLDKKLDIAVKQLSRRGLQGHKEWVTEVNVLGIVEHPNLVKLYGYCAEDDERGIQRLLVYEYLPNRSVQDHLFSRFQTPLPWATRLRIAQDAARGLAYLHEGMEFQIIFRDFKSSNILLDDRWNAKLSDFGLARLGPSDGFSHVSTAVVGTVGYAAPEYIQTGRLTSKSDVWAYGVFLYELITGRRPLDRNRPKNEQKLLEWVRPHLADIKKFEQILDPRLDGKYSLKSAQKLAATANKCLVRHPKHRPRMSEVLEIVNKIVEESSVIGSPQGPISSSVKHFEEKSKVQGPKRRFVDNVTGENKWLLWRTWKPKLVKAT comes from the exons atggCAAAATTAAGGGCTATGAGGTGTTTCTCATTctcaaacacggacagaaaagATGAGCCAAAGACTACTAAGTCTATTTCGGTTCGCTCCTCTACTTCAACATCAACTGATCCTGAGGTGAGGAGATCAGGTTCTGAATATAATTCTCTAAATGTCTCGGACATCAGCACAGGATCTTCTGTGGGTATGTCGCTTACAAGCGCGTCTCCAAGACCAAGCAACCTCAGGGTCTTTTCATTTACAGAGCTCAAGACAGCAACAAGGAATTTTAGCCGATCCCTAATGATTGGAGAAGGAGGTTTTGGTGGTGTGTACAGGGGTGTCATAAGGGATGTACAGGATTTGGACAAAAAACTTGATATTGCTGTGAAACAGCTCAGCAGAAGGGGATTGCAG GGACATAAGGAATGGGTGACAGAGGTTAACGTTCTTGGCATTGTTGAACATCCAAATCTTGTCAAACTGTATGGCTATTGTGCTGAGGATGATGAAAGAGGAATCCAACGCCTTTTGGTGTATGAATACTTGCCCAACAGAAGTGTGCAAGATCATTTATTCAGTCGATTTCAGACACCTCTGCCATGGGCCACCAGACTGAGGATCGCACAGGATGCTGCACGGGGATTAGCATACCTTCATGAAGGAATGGAATTTCAG ATTATCTTCAGAGACTTCAAATCATCTAACATTCTCTTGGATGACCGATGGAATGCAAAGCTTTCAGATTTTGGATTAGCCAGGCTGGGACCTTCTGATGGTTTTAGCCATGTCTCCACTGCG GTAGTGGGTACCGTTGGATATGCTGCTCCGGAGTATATTCAAACGGGGCGTCTTACATCCAAGAGTGATGTGTGGGCTTATGGAGTCTTTCTCTACGAACTTATCACTGGCAGACGTCCTTTGGACAGAAACCGACCCAAAAATGAGCAGAAACTGCTGGAATGGGTCAGGCCACATCTCGCAGACATTAAAAAGTTTGAGCAGATTTTGGATCCTCGGCTAGATGGGAAATATTCTTTGAAGTCTGCGCAAAAGCTAGCCGCTACAGCCAACAAATGTTTAGTAAGGCATCCCAAACATCGTCCGAGAATGAGTGAAGTTCTGGAAATCGTAAACAAGATCGTGGAAGAAAGTAGTGTGATTGGAAGTCCTCAAGGTCCCATTAGTTCAAGTGTGAaacattttgaagaaaaatccaAGGTACAAGGACCAAAGAGAAGATTTGTGGACAATGTAACTGGAGAAAATAAATGGTTGCTTTGGAGAACATGGAAACCTAAGCTTGTGAAGGCTACttga